A stretch of DNA from Deinococcota bacterium:
GGGCTCGGCGCAAACATCGCGTCGCCTTCGCCCGCGTACGCGGCGAAGTAACGGCGGTACTCCGCTTGATACCTTTGCAGCCCCTCGTTCACCGCCTCCAGCAGGGCGTCCTTGCCGTCTCCCGGGCGCCAGGCGACGAACAGCGGGACGCGCTTGGTGTGCACCAGGTGGTCGGGGCAGGCGGCGCCGACTTGCGACAGCTCGGCGGCGCCCGGCGCGTTCACGAACGCCAGCACCTCCGGGTCGCGGTCTACGGCCACGACGCCCCCCGTCACCCCCCGGACGACCGGCAGGACGGCGCGGAGCAGCGGCGCCGCCGCCACGTCGCTACACCCTCCACGCTGCACCGCCTCGGGCGCGGCGTGCTCGGCCAGGTAGTCCTCCGCCTCCTGGACGATGCGCAAGGTGCTCCTGTAGCAGGCCTCGCTCGTCTCGCCCCAGGTGACGAGGCCGTGCTTGGCCATCACCACGCACTCGAGCTCGGGCTTGTTCCTGACCGCTTCGCCTATCTCTTTGGAGAGCGTGAAGCCGGGCCGGATGTAGGGCACCCAGGCGGCCCGCTCGCCGTAGAGCTTCCGAACGTGCCGCTCGCCGCCTGCGGCGCAGGCGAGCGCGATAACGGCGTCGGGGTGGGTATGGTCGACGTGGGGCGCGGGCACGAAGGCGTGCAAGAGCGTCTCGATCGACTGCCGGGGGCGGCCGCTCTCGAAGAGGCAGCGCTCCAAGTAGGCGACCATCTCGGCGTCGCTCATCTCGTCGCGTTCGAACAGGGGGAGCACCTCCGCAAGCTTCAGCCCGGCAAAGCCGCCTCCTTCTATCCTAGCCATGTCCGAACCGCTGCCCTTGACCCAGAGCACGGTCACCTCCCGGCCTAAATGGTCCGTCTCCAGGCTCTTCGCCGAGGTGTTGCCGCCAAAGACGTTGACCACGCTGCGGTCGGCGGCCAATAGCCTCGAGCGGTAGGCCAGCCTTGCCAGGCCCTCGCCCGCGGGCGCGTCCTTGGGGTTCCAAAGGTCTTGTGGCATTGACTCCTCCCTTACTCCTCCGTCGGGTAACCGCCGCCCGTTGCGGCTGTCCCTCGCGCTTTGGCGCGCCCCTCGCCGTAGCCTCCGCGCCTCAGTGCCTCTAACGGCTCGGGGTCGAGGCCCATCTCGGTCCTTATCGTGTGCAGCAGCGGCGTCACGTCGTGGCGAAAGGCGTCCGTCAGCAGCCTGTGCGCTCCTAGCACGTCGCCCTCTTGTTGTGTCTCTTCGAGCGCCCCGAAGTCGATGCCGAGCGCCCTGGCATAAGCCTCCTGACAGTTTATGACCGAGAGCAGCATGGCCTCGAGTTTGGGCTCGAC
This window harbors:
- a CDS encoding bifunctional aldolase/short-chain dehydrogenase; protein product: MPQDLWNPKDAPAGEGLARLAYRSRLLAADRSVVNVFGGNTSAKSLETDHLGREVTVLWVKGSGSDMARIEGGGFAGLKLAEVLPLFERDEMSDAEMVAYLERCLFESGRPRQSIETLLHAFVPAPHVDHTHPDAVIALACAAGGERHVRKLYGERAAWVPYIRPGFTLSKEIGEAVRNKPELECVVMAKHGLVTWGETSEACYRSTLRIVQEAEDYLAEHAAPEAVQRGGCSDVAAAPLLRAVLPVVRGVTGGVVAVDRDPEVLAFVNAPGAAELSQVGAACPDHLVHTKRVPLFVAWRPGDGKDALLEAVNEGLQRYQAEYRRYFAAYAGEGDAMFAPSPRVVLIPGLGLVSSGKDAAAAEVSRGLYRRAIRVMEGARRLGGFRSLSAAESFAVEYWPLELYKLSLKPAPKPLEGKVALITGGASGIGRAVAETFAANGAHVVIADLNESGACELAARLSETRGAGRGLGLRCDVTSEEDVARAFDAAVMRYGGLDIVVSNAGIASSAPIEETSLAMWDRNQAILSTGYFLVAREAFRLWRAQGSGGNLVFVTSKNSVVAGKNASAYSAAKAAELHLARCLAEEGGAAGIRVNAVLPDAVLSGSTIWNGKWRAERAATYGIAPEALEDFYRQRTTLKVNVYPDDVAEAVLFFASPGSSKTTGGVLTVDGGVPAAYVR